The window AACCAACAGTACTACTAGATAAGACACAATTCAATTCTTCAAGTTCGAGATCATTGATGAGATCTCTTCACTCATGAAACGGAGTCGTACTCGAAGCCTCTCTTTCAAGGAAACCATTTCTATCTCTTGGGACCAGAGAGTTTCTTGCAACAGAAACCTATATAAAAAAGGTATAATAATTTAGCAGATATCACGATACTCTTCTCTAAATATCaattaaggaaaatattattaatattttgataAATGGTGGTTGGGCATCTAATAAGCTATACATCAATCCAATCAAAATCATTGTCATAATTATATACCATGATTTTACCAAGAAATGATCTTCTCAACATTAAACATGTCGCCACTTTGTAATTATATACATTCAGTATAAGATTATTAACGGATTCTAACTTATTATATGAAATTGTCCTCTTTCATGTTGTAATGAGCAGTTagctaattatattttaaatgacaTGATAATATAAGATCCCCATAGGTTGACGAGTCTATATCATGTTTCTGGTGCAAAAAGTTTGGTGCTAATAATGTTCAAAAGCTCGATTTTCTACtagtcattttttattgtttgatttcaGGACTATATAGCTTATATCaacgtattttttttttctatataagtATTATCACACAGGTTTCTTCAATCATTATGCAATATTATTAATTCCCTTTGTTAAGAGAGTACCTTTGCCATTTTCCCGTCGCCCAAGCTACAGCTTCCTCTATGTTGACTTGATGGAAAGTGGGCCCACTGAAGTCAAAACAAATCAATTTATTCAGAAATTAGATTTCCTTTGTAGCTAATGAAAGTACGTTGTTGGGTGGAAATTAGTATAGTTCTTAATAGATATTAATGAATTGGCTTTTAATAAATTTGACCGCTCGCACAAAAATAATAACATTCATTATTCAATATATAAAGGAACCATactctaattatatatattatcattaacataaaaataatatgatttcCGACTATTATTTTGTTGGACGGCTTAACCCTGTGTATATTTTAGCATGATCACTATGTACTCACATTTTTTGCTGCGGTACTGAAAGCTTGCTTGTGAGTCATGTTGGGATATAGAGCCTTCAGCCTCTTGATCTCTtctctggaaaaaaaaaaaaggagcaaTGTTTTTGGCACATAATTTTagtataccataattaataggcCATAAAATAAGGTGATATTTACGATTTCAAAGAGATTAAGGGAATTAGAAAACTGGAAATGTACTTGATAAAGCAGTTGTAAGCAGATGGAGCTCGTTGTCTCTTCTCTGGGGCTGAAAAAAAGTGTAGTAGGATTAGCTAGATATATCCTTATAATTAGGAGTaatgtaaataataaatatactaATTAAGAAAATATCATCTCTATCTAGGATTGTTAATTTTTTCCCAGATAATTTACGTTTATTGACTTGATTAACTGGAAGAACATTCTCatatttatcttcttcatctGAAGAGGCTATAACTGGGCTTCCCAAATCTACACTTTTCTTATTAGCATCAACAGTTTCCTCCTTGTCAACTTCTGGCTTTGGCAGCTGaaagcaaaaaattaaaaaataaaaatcaaataaatcagaTTATAGGTCAAATTAACATAACGAGATACTATATGCAAATTTTAACATGCATGTTGTAATACGTgacctattttatttttcttttaaatgagACAATTACATGTAGTTATATTTTAAGTGACGTAACTAATAGTGTCAAAATTATTTTACACTCTTAGTGTATAGAAGCTCAACTTAAAAAACAAAATAAGTGCGTGCAATTTGTCGGACCTGATGAGTTTGGTTGAAGGAATCAAAAAGACGAAAAGGGAGAAGAGAAGCTTTAGTCAAATTGAGAGAGAGGAGACTAGTGCAATGCCCACATCTCACTGTTACTATCTTGTTACAAAAGCTGCTGCATGGAACACTAACCTGCATATATTTTATTCACAACAAACAAAAGTACATCATATGTATAACCAATAAAATGTACAGATAAAAAGTAGTTTAGTAGTAACAAAAATAGTGCAAGTAGAGAAGGAAAGATATGCGAACTTTACAAGTAATATGGTAGTGCAATAGCCACATTGCACATAACAGAGTGTGTCCTGGAGATCATGAAACATATGGTTATTCAATGCTGacatcttcttttcttcttctcttcttctcttctcaatctctttcctctttttctttttatcttgtATGAGGAGAGGTGAGAGAGGGATCTAGAGTGGAATAGAGGTATTTATATATAGGGAAAGTTTTGGTCTTATtatgcattttaatattaaaatcttaatttgtaTGATAATTTGTGGATATAAAGTGAAGAAAGTGGtgtcattatattttgataactcttgtaatttctaacactttatttgtccataatctaccacattatgttttgtAACTCATATGATCATTAGTTATTGTAACTCCATGGTCATTAATTGCATGTAACATATGTAACAACAAGACTATTTATCTATTCACATTACTTTAATTGTTAATGATGGTAGAATGCCTTAATTAGTAATTTGTAACTTCTCTCATTATTTTGCTGTAACTCTCATGACTATTAGTGCCATTAGTTTCTTGTAACCTAAAGACTATTAATATTCCTCTTTATCACCCcctttattcttcttattcatgAATATCTCACCTATAAATAAAGGTGGTCTTGCATGTTATTGCATGTACAAGgaaatatgataagtgtgaaaaagatTATATAGTAGTGTAAGAGAGAGTTgggacaaaaaaaaaatattctaagtctacaactatattcactatacaagagagagtaattatattagtgaaaaaaatagttaagacaaagaaaatattctaagtctttaactatattcactatacaaagagagtaaatatatgttgaaggaagatgttcttatggtggagctttggactcttcaactaatctggagttgcttgagttgtacatcatTGATGGGTTGTATCCTGGAGGGACAAGTCATGAGATATACtgctggatcggtgtagattatgccgcagtgaccttgaatctccttaaagagagcgagatatctgtgcctcagccaaaaagaagattatcttattttcttcaatttttgttcattttattatttcaactacaATTATTATAATTTGTAGTATATTATCCCTCGACAGaagtatgaatttttatattACTCCCTCTTtgtttttacttgtcatattttacctctattaattaatgattattattGTGTCTTGAAATTATTCTCTccattcctttttatttgcttCGTTTGAATTGTGTTCATATTCCGTAATGCTTGCTCCTCTAATCTTTCAAGAATAATTTGaacaaaatattttcattatGCCCTTGTTTAATAAATCTAAATATTCTTATTATGTCCTTGTTTAATAAATGTGATCATTATTGATTTGGAAAgaggtataaaatttaatttggGATATAGtattgataaaattacttttaattttattgaagTAAGGGATTTATTAAGTGGTATATCCAACCTAAATGAGACAATTAAAaaggaatggagggagtagtaaTTTCTAAACAAGGGTATAATGAGAATATATGCTAAAAATGACAGGCAAAAGCATAAATTCAATTAGTAACAAATAAAAGCAAAGTAATAGAGTACATATCAACGTAATTCAACCTATTATGGAAGTTTATTATCGTTATGTTTGATGACTAATTTCACCTATTAACGATGGCTATGTGTAATTAGCCTATGAATGAGATCTCGTGTCTTTTTATGAACTGAATTGAAAAAAGGATCCTTTCAAAtcttatatgtataaaaatggtGATCTCTTATaaaaaggaaatattttttttacgtttttcgttttaaaatagttgatcatctttctaaaatatttatttcaatttagttctcacttttatgaaattaaaaagattttattatgttcttacACTACTAtctttatcattaaatgactaaataaaatgtatataatcaaatttatatttttaaaccaTAACTAATAAGGCTAACACGGTAAAATAAAActctaataaataatttttaaaagaaagtgTCATGTCAATATGGACCAACTATTTTAAAACGAAGGACGTAACAAAATGCTAGAAAATGAGATCTCTTTAAATTGCAAAAACATTTACAGTATCAATGTATATAAATTAAAACtcttcaaaaaaattattctttgttACAAAATAATATGCTTATGGTGGATGTCCATAACTCTTAGAATTAAGTAACTCCCCATCTTCTCCATGATGTGTAGTTAATCCTCCGTTACTCCACACACACCATTATGGGTGTAACTCTCACACTCTTTAACCTCTTCCATAATGTTCTTGTTTAATATCATTATGGATGTAACTCTCACACCCTTTAACCTCTCTCATAATATTCTTGTTTAATACCATTATTATGACAACCTTTTGCATGCCTCTATATGAtattataaatagaggcataagagTTCATATTGTAGACACTTGAACAATTGAAATACTTGAAAGAATGAAAATATATCTTGTCTTGTCTCCTTATTTTATTGTTTACTTCTTTTTCATATTGTTACtcttttagattaattttaacatgttatcagcacgaTAATCTATCCAACTCAGTTTGATTCGCTGCTTCAACTAGTAAGGATTAAGGTATTCTAAAACTCAATTCTTCACCTTATATATTGCTACCATAAGGCAAATAATTAACTAATTAAGTCATTTTTCTAGTAATCTTTGTCATGCATTATTTTCTCTTCAACCATAAATATTTAATAACCCTTAATTtgttgaagtagcctaaaattgAATTTGCCTCATGATTTTGTGTTTGCTGGATAAATGTATAAAATACATGTTGATATTGTAACATTTGGCAAAGTTTACATATTGAAATTTTAGAGTTTGTATATTTGttacctttttatttattatcttaaattGATTTGGTATCATAATGTGGGTTTGAGCACCTATTTTCCATTAGTTACAAAAGTACTCTAAATAATTTTGTTACTtcagttgttcaatttttttgaGCACTCTCGGACAATTTTGATTTAACTGTTTTACTATTTGAAGATAAGGTAAATTTTCGGTATTGGTGCATGGAATACTCTGAATTGTTTTTGTACTTCCTTACTTACAGAACTTGGTCATTTTGAACGAATTGGTTTAGTATGTAACATTTCTTTTTGTGTtggtatttttactttttgtataAACTGATCTTTGTCCTACAAAATATATTGGATTCGTTTGTAACTTCATCAAAGGCTTAAGGATGAGTTTTGTTATACTTTGTCTTTATATATCATTAATTGAGAGTAAAATGGTGGATTTAAGTCCTATGAAAGTATGGCCTAACACATCTTttatgggtaagacattgggttcAAAGCCCCAACGTAATATATTGATGACAATGATGATCGAggcaaaataataaatttttgttgTAATATTATGAAATCCGCCACACATTGATTTGCTTCATTCCTTAATATGAATGTGGTAACAGTGCATAATAAGCGTGAAAGAAGACAAATGATTTTATATATGTGGGTGTGAAGGAAAGTTATAATAGCCATCATTATCGGAGTCAGGTTACCTTATGGTTATTCAAGGATCCTTATGATAGAAATAAAGAACATTATGGATTGTTAAAATTGTTCTTCAAAAGGTgaagttaattttttattcatCATCAATTTGATACGAAAGATAGTGGGCACATGGTTGTTGTGCAACCTAATTTGATAAGTTTTATAAATTCTCcatcaaaagagaaaagaacaaaAGTGAAGATACACTTGGTCTTTCAAAGTGATGTTGAGGTGggtataaaatatgataaatgtcAAGGCATGACAAtgaacttataaaataaattatgaagaACATATGATTATAGTCCAATTCTTGAAGAGAATGTGACTGGTGATAAATATCATGGATTTTCGAGCGTTCATGAAAGTGCATGTGTCAAGATATGACAAAAGTCACGGACAAAGACATGTATATATATGGTTGGATAAATATCAAAACCCACCTCTATGGGAGGTTTGaggaaaataaagaattttaatttGGCATAAAAAGGTCTTTGATGCTATAGTATATTTTATCATGATCTACCAAAGGGTAAAATCAAGACGTGATTCTTGACTATAAAGGTTTTGTCCATGATCAAAATAATTATGATGTGGTCGAATGAATTTATCATTGATCACGTAAATATAGTACGTCAAAAAAGGACTTTgccaaatgatataaaaatatattattaacgACAAGAGTAAAGCAAGAAAGAGGCTTTGCATATAATGATTTTGActaaatgacaataattttctCCCAAAAAGGAGATGGTCACCAtacaaaaagtattttaaaatatGAGGTAGTACACAAGTTTTTGATAGTTTCGAAAAGCTAATATGTTACTACATGGagaaatgaaattatttatgatattaaaattgTAGTAAGTCTCCTAAGGAACTTTTAAAGTTTCAGGATAagagacaagaaaaaaattattattattttgagac of the Capsicum annuum cultivar UCD-10X-F1 chromosome 11, UCD10Xv1.1, whole genome shotgun sequence genome contains:
- the LOC107847221 gene encoding axial regulator YABBY 4, whose translation is MSALNNHMFHDLQDTLCYVQCGYCTTILLVSVPCSSFCNKIVTVRCGHCTSLLSLNLTKASLLPFRLFDSFNQTHQLPKPEVDKEETVDANKKSVDLGSPVIASSDEEDKYENVLPVNQVNKPPEKRQRAPSAYNCFIKEEIKRLKALYPNMTHKQAFSTAAKNWAHFPSSQHRGSCSLGDGKMAKVSVARNSLVPRDRNGFLEREASSTTPFHE